In Scomber japonicus isolate fScoJap1 chromosome 21, fScoJap1.pri, whole genome shotgun sequence, one DNA window encodes the following:
- the ezh2 gene encoding histone-lysine N-methyltransferase EZH2, with translation MVLTGKRSEKGPACWKRRVKSEYMRLRQLKRFRRADEVKSMFNTNRQKIMERTDILNQEWKTRRIQPVHIMTSVGSLRGTRECTVDSGFSEFPRQVIPLKTLNAVASVPVMYSWSPLQQNFMVEDETVLHNIPYMGDEVLDQDGTFIEELIKNYDGKVHGDRECGFINDEIFVELVSALSQYSDNEDDEEEEEPEFKVDKMELCDGKEHPEDPRKEGIINNESRTSNDSTKKFPSDKIFEAISSMFPDKGSTEELKEKYKELTEQQLPGALPPECTPNIDGPNARSVQREQSLHSFHTLFCRRCFKYDCFLHPFHATPNTYKRKNLENLVDSKPCGVDCYMYLVQDGMVREYPAGVVAERAKTPSKRTVGRRRGRLPNSNSRPSTPTVSSETKDTDSDREGSKDDERDNDKDDDDKKDDNTSSSEGNSRCQTPVKMKLTGEAEAVDWSGAEASLFRVLIGTYYDNFCAIARLIGTKTCRQVYEFRVKESSIIARAPAEDEDTPPRKKKRKHRLWATHCRKIQLKKDGSSNHVYNYQPCDHPRQPCDSSCPCVTAQNFCEKFCQCSSECQNRFPGCRCKAQCNTKQCPCYLAVRECDPDLCLTCGAADHWDSKNVSCKNCSIQRGAKKHLLLAPSDVAGWGIFIKEPVQKNEFISEYCGEIISQDEADRRGKVYDKYMCSFLFNLNNDFVVDATRKGNKIRFANHSVNPNCYAKVMMVNGDHRIGIFAKRAIQTGEELFFDYRYSQADALKYVGIERELEIA, from the exons ATGGTGCTGACCGGGAAGCGTTCGGAGAAGGGCCCCGCCTGCTGGAAGAGGAGAGTGAAGTCTGAGTACATGAGGCTTCGGCAGCTGAAACGCTTCAGACGAGCCGACGAGGTCAAG AGCATGTTCAACACCAACCGTCAGAAGATCATGGAGCGGACTGACATTTTGAACCAGGAGTGGAAGACCAGGCGGATCCAGCCGGTTCACATCATGACGTCTGTCGGCTCCCTGAGAGGCACCCGAGAG TGCACGGTGGACAGCGGATTCTCCGAGTTCCCGAGGCAGGTCATCCCCCTGAAGACCCTCAACGCTGTGGCCTCGGTCCCCGTCATGTACTCCTGGTCACCGCTGCAGCAGAActtcatg GTGGAGGATGAGACGGTGCTTCATAACATCCCTTACATGGGAGACGAGGTCTTGGACCAGGACGGCACTTTCATAGAAGAGCTCATCAAGAACTATGACGGCAAAGTCCACGGAGACAGAG AGTGCGGCTTCATCAACGACGAGATCTTCGTGGAGTTGGTCAGCGCTCTGTCGCAGTACAGTGACAACGAggacgatgaggaggaggaagagccgGAATTCAAAGTAGACAAGATGGAGCTGTGTGACGGCAAGGAGCACCCAGAGGACCCCCGCAAGGAAGGCATCATCAACAATGAGA GTCGAACCAGCAACGACAGCACCAAGAAGTTTCCTTCGGACAAGATTTTTGAAGCCATCTCTTCCATGTTCCCCGACAAGGGCTCAACGGAGGAGCTGAAAGAGAA gtACAAGGAGCTGACGGAGCAGCAACTGCCCGGCGCTCTGCCCCCTGAATGCACGCCAAACATCGACGGCCCCAACGCTCGCTCTGTGCAGCGCGAGCAAAGCCTGCACTCCTTCCACACGCTGTTCTGTAGACGCTGCTTTAAATACGACTGCTTCCTCCACC CTTTCCACGCCACTCCAAACACGTATAAACGTAAGAACTTGGAGAACCTGGTGGACAGCAAACCCTGTGGCGTCGACTGCTACATGTACCTGGTGCAG GATGGGATGGTGAGGGAATACCCAGCAGGAGTAGTGGCAGAGCGGGCAAAGACTCCTTCCAAACGGACGGTTGGACGCCGCCGCGGGCGACTGCCAAACAGCAACAGCCGACCGAGCACACCGACCGTTTCCTCGGAGACCAAAGACACCGACAGCGACCGTGAAGGCAGCAAAGACGACGAGCGGGACAACGACAAAGACGACGATGACAAGAAGGACGACAACACCAGCAGCTCCG AGGGAAACTCACGCTGCCAGACTCCGGTGAAGATGAAGCTGACCGGTGAGGCTGAGGCGGTGGATTGGAGCGGGGCTGAGGCTTCTCTGTTTAGGGTTCTCATCGGGACTTACTACGATAACTTCTGCGCCATCGCACGACTCATAGGCACCAAGACCTGCAGACAG GTTTATGAGTTCAGGGTCAAGGAGTCGAGCATCATCGCTCGCGCTCCTGCTGAAGACGAGGACACACCAccgaggaagaagaagaggaaacacagaCTGTGGGCGACTCACTGCAGGAAGATCCAGCTGaagaaag ATGGCTCATCCAATCATGTGTATAATTACCAACCATGTGACCACCCGCGGCAGCCCTgtgactcctcctgtccctGCGTCACCGCTCAAAACTTCTGCGAGAAGTTTTGCCAGTGCAGCTCTGAGT GTCAGAACCGGTTCCCAGGCTGTCGGTGCAAAGCCCAGTGTAACACCAAGCAGTGTCCCTGCTACCTGGCGGTCAGGGAGTGTGACCCCGACCTCTGCCTCACCTGCGGCGCTGCGGACCACTGGGACAGCAAGAACGTCTCCTGCAAGAACTGCTCCATCCAGAGAGGAGCCAAGAAG CACCTCCTGCTCGCCCCGTCAGATGTGGCCGGTTGGGGAATCTTCATCAAAGAGCCAGTCCAGAAGAACGAGTTCATCTCTGAGTACTGTGGAGAG ATAATCTCTCAGGATGAAGCGGACCGCAGAGGGAAAGTCTACGACAAATACATGTGCAGCTTCCTGTTTAACCTCAACAACG ACTTTGTTGTTGATGCcacaagaaaaggaaacaagatCCGCTTTGCAAACCATTCTGTCAACCCTAACTGCTATGCAAAAG tgatgatggtgaatgGGGATCACAGGATCGGGATTTTTGCTAAGAGAGCCATCCAGACCGGAGAGGAGCTGTTCTTTGACTACAG GTACAGCCAGGCGGACGCTCTGAAGTACGTCGGGATCGAGCGGGAGTTGGAGATCGCTTGA